ATCGATAGTGACCTTATAAACCGAACGTACCAaatggatataggaagatgtggtgtgagtgccaatgagacaactctcaatccaaacaacaattcaaaaattaaaccattataggttaaaggacggccttcaacacggagccttggctcacaccgaacaacaagctataaagggccccaaaataactagtgtaaaaccattcaaacgggaaaaccaacggtctaatctatataaacaaaacgagaaacgagaaacacgtatatattacataaacaaacgacaactactgtacatcagattcctgacttaggacaggtgcaaacatttgcagcgggattaaacgttttaatgggcccaaaccttctccttttttctgaaacaatagcataacatcacaaatgTTCTCCCTTATTTCAAGCAAAAGTAAACTGATACTGAATATTTTAGAAATCATtgtgatataacaaattataaaaaaaactaaaaacttatATGAAGctacaattttcatgaaatttaccATATGAACCGACAGACAGGTCGACAACAAGTATCAAATAAATTCACATAaaagatttttcatttcaaaaatatttcaattaggAGAAAGCATTAGAACTTTAAGACCAGAAATTATTTTACAGCAAGTAGTAAAGTACAATATTATAGTAAGAGACCATGTTCTGCAGggataaatgtttttatcatttttctttttacaaccACTCAGCCTTTTTAGTTCTAcatattatattgtaaaaatcaGTACTTGTCAGACCCGCCCCAATACACCAAAGGTAAATGCATGTgccaagtcaagaatataatagttttttttccatttagtTTTGGTgtgcttgaacttttgatttgtttatttgttgacGAGCGACCAAGGCagaaaaacatcattaaaacaaataacaataaaacagacaaacagacacacaaataaacaaacaaatacttcaataaggacaaaactttagaaattattttacagCAAGTAGTGAAGTACAATATTATAGTTAGAGACCATGTTCTGCAggtataaatgtttttatcatttttccaTTTACAACCACGCAGCATATTTAGTTCTACATATTATATTCTGAAAAGTCAGTACTTGTCAGACCGCAGTACACCATACTGGACCATAGGGAAATGCCTGTGCAAGGTcaagaatataacagttgttttccatttagTTTGGTGTGCTGAAGTTCCAAACAGACAGTcgaacaaataaacaaacaaacaaacactcTGCAAAGGAGAAATTTCGCCTTATACCGTCAAATGTATATCGATCATGTCGATCaaataatgtaaacattttcGTTTTGCTGTTCtttgtctaaaaaaaaccaatcaggTAAGGTAAATTAAGTctgtacaaaatgtattgttCATTTTGGTAAACAATATTGACCTTTTcaagtttagtaaaaaataaagtctCATACATTGAAAACTTGCTGAATTCGACTTACTTATAAGTGGAGATATTCTTTgcttttgatatatatgtataagcATAGTTTAACACTGAAAAATGTTCTTTTCGAATTGctgttaaaatttataaatttaaatgaaacgAAGTCTCAAATGACCGAAATATCCTTTATAACCTTTGTTTGCTTAATTTACTATCAGAGTCTACATcttatgttttaataaatgttttattcaaattgaaatgCGTGCGGTATTTGATATTTAATCCAGGactataactttttttaaataatcgaCGAGGGCTAAAGTATCATAGATACAAACACTATGTATACTTAATCTCAGTGTTCCTTgttatattgtcaaaaaaagGCAACAAGTAGTAttccgctgttcgaaattcatacatcgatagagaaaaaaaaaatccgggttacaaactaaaattgagggaaacgtataaaatataatagaactactacacaacagaaacataacattaaaatgtaacacacacaaaaacgaactataatataacaatggccatttcctgacttggtagaggtacaaaatcatgaaatgacaatggacaattaaaaaaagtttgaacgtgaaaaaatgtaatacaaAAAATCGTCGACGAAAGTCGATCGCTgtaatcaaaaattaatttacgTAAAATCAAAAAGGAGCGAGACTGGGTACTTCTAAAAGGTACGCGTCTGTTGCTCTGTATGTTTCATTCACAAAGTATCTAAAGTTTTAAGACAGCGAAACCATTTCATTTGTTTCTCTCAACCAATTATTGGTGGAGACTAAAATCATAAAGTTTCGATATCAGTAGTATTCTTCATAACTCAGTAGTAACTGTTTCGGTTTTAGGAGCACATCCCCTGTTAACAAAGTGTGTATAGTTTGAAGATGTACAAGGATAATGCATGCACTGAGCTATTTTACAATACACTAGTATACGACAGAGGGAATGTATGCTATTGTTgggaaatggaaagttgacaattgtaaagataaaaccatcacatttttttcttctatagATTCTAGTTTTAAGTAGACTAAACGTTAATAGACAACGCCTTACTATATTGCCTGAAGCTGTTTTAAATTCCAGCATCATAATGAGTATTGTATGGACGGAACGTGCGTTTTGTATACAGAATTATACGTCACATTTTTAAggaattttaataacaaataaaggATCAATTTATGTAGAACACCTTCTAGATTTTGTTCTATCATTCATCTTAATTAAATtctctgtaatatatataaagtcaaTAATTCACTATATGAATTAAGATTTATGCGTTCATAAAAAAACTTATCTAGTATGTTTATGTATTCAATACCCTTGGATTACTTTCTGTCTTTtgttatttggtcttttaaacattttttgattcgagcgtcactgatgagtcttttgtagacgaaaacgcgcgtctggcgtaactgtaaaattttaatcctggtatctatgatgagtttatttgaactGCTAAACTACAAACTCGACTAATATTTTGTCGACCAGAAATAAGATATTGAGCTATTGTTGTTAATGGAAAGTTTAGTTCatagtgaaaaaaaaacgtacTATAAACGCAAAGGAtacgaaaaaaatatgtttgaaaatgcACAAATAAGATGCTATAATCTGTCGCTATTTGAAAAGCAGGAGAAAAACATAAAGCATTAATATCATGATTTCGATGTGCTTTCCATGGGCATAAGCAATTCGCACGTCTTGATTTATTGAGGGTTAAAAAATGATGAACACAAATGGTTGCAACATATAATATAATTCGCAGGGTACGTTTAAACATGAACTctgattaattaaaaaaaaatcattatttcttttaaaaaatatcaaatataccagGCTAATAATTTGATAACTGAACGATAACTTTTGGGaaattttggttttaaatacTGGTCAACTACGTAGGCGAAACATGTGTATAATTTATACTAATTACGTACCTAAGTCATAAAGTCTTATTTTCATTACAACATTTCTGTAactatttgaattgttttaagaTTTCACAATAATACTGTTGGTTGTGTATAATAAAAGAACGCTACACCatgtaatttaaaagatatGCAATGTCAGTACCAAGAATATATATCTCTGGATAATCATTCATTTCTGGGGAAGATGATGCTCATGGCAAACGGTCTTGTTTCATCCGGATGTTTGGAAGAATTCACAATGTTCAATTTTTAGTTTTCGGTATAGGTCATCGAAAGATACCACGACCTTGTTGTATACCAGGTTGTGGTATCTATCGATTAAATACAccgaaaacttaaaattgaacattgtGAATTCTTCCAAACATCCGGATGAAACAAGACCGTTTGCCATGAGTATCAACTTCCCCAAAAATGAATGATAATCCAAAGATATATATTCTTGGTACTGACATTGCatatcttttaaattacatGGTGTAGCgttcttttatttatgtttgtgaattattacttttaaatatttagtaaataaactcatcatagataccaggactaaatttattataaacgccagacgcgcgctacaaaagactaatcagtgacgctcgaatccaaaaaaagttaaaaagaccaaataaattacgaagttaTTGGTACTATTCGTTTGACGTTGATTGATACTCATCCATCGTGGATCATCCCGTTCAtttgttattgtgctatggtaatGTTTTGTAATCTTTTGTTCGTTTTTGCTAATGTACCTTGCAcatatgcttttttttgtagacaccttttatattaataaaggttataacacaatgttgactgctgtaccctattttttaccttttgacccatcatttctgtttgttttattcacttTGTTGTCAATATGATGAAATTGTATGTCATACTAGTGACAAGGTAAGCTAGCTATACAACCAGgattaattcatttttgtctATATAAGAAAAAGGTTAGTGTGTTAGAGCTTTTTTTGCCATTAGTTTAGGGACTTTCAATTGAAATTCCCtcggagttcgatatttttgttatttaatttttttgtttattgtttgatgTTATATGTTGTTGActtgcttttgattttgatccCAAAAGTTGAGTaagatattaaattattatcaGCTCCCAACGTTCCAAATAGAAAACTGGGGATCGTTCTTTTTGTTAACGGGTTTATAAGCACGCATCCATGTCCGGTCGAAATATGGAGGTTAACTCCGATGAATATTGTAGAAGGAGCGTTACGCTTTATGTATTGATCCAATATACcctaatttttaattaatagtcAAAATCTCCCGCAATTTATCCAAATCGAACCATATCTTCCAGAACATAATTTTTCTattgattaatattttgttttcgtcgtgaaagagggacgaaagataccagagggacggtcggaacatacatgaaatatatgcCATTGTACGTAAAGCAAACAAGAATAAATCGGTCAATCAATCTTTTGATTATTGTGTCGACTTACGATAAACGATTTGTTCCTGCAGGTCTTTAATTGCAATTTTAACATAGGTTGCAATCTAGACaccatgtaatttttttcttattctaatAAGGCAGATATATAGAAATCGTCAAAGTGATTTATTCATTTGCAgataatacaaaattatatttaaaatcatacttttCAGAATGGTGCCTTTATGAAATGGTTGAAAAAgatatgtttaaaacaaaaaaatgaaaatgaaagtttgttttcttctgatagcaagttgaaaattttctaaGACATATTTTCTCCATGTCAAACTATACAATTACATGATTAATCGAAAGATCTAGTTTCACCATAATTATACTTCTGTTTCCTTCTGTATTTGACAAAGTGTAAATTGTCGAAGTAACTGTGATGTGCAGATCGGGAGCTCTAGATTTTTGTTTAGCTCTTTTTTCTGGTCTTGAAGTTTCCGGCTATTAATGTCATCCACATACTCTTTCATAGAAGCATTTACTTTcaatgttaatttatgtatatcaaTACCTCGTTCCTTTCTTATTTCATTACAGAATGTGTGTATAAATTTAGAACCTTGTGCGATGTTCCATTTGTTCTCCGGTTTAACCGAATCTGACCAAGGTAATGTTTCAATAGAACCTAAAATAGACATATAAACAGAAGAATAAGCCATATATATGAGATAATTTGTATTAAGTTAAGCTGGATTTTATCCTTTTCTAGAATCTATCgtaattatttttagaaaatacaaCTTGATTCTGACGcgtatcaaataaatattaaacatttgataATTATCTCGTATTCAGCTTCCACTCAATTAAATTACAACAATGTTTACCTAATATCTCCTTAAGCCTACAAACCAAATCGCATCCCCTGTCGCTCTATTCGATCCATTTAGATCTATGTTTACGTAATATAACTTAAGCCTACAAACCAAATCACATCCCCTACCGCTCTGTTCGATCCATTTAGATCTTTGTTTACGTAATATAACTTAAGCCTACAAACCAAATCACATCCCCTGTCGCTCTATTCAATCCATTTAGATCTATGTTAACGTAATATAACTTAATCCTACAAACCAAATCACATCCCCTATCGCTCTATTCGATCCATTTAGATCTTTGTTTACGTAATATAACTTAAGCCTACAAACCAAATCACATCCCCTGTCGCTCTATTCGATCCATTTAGATCTATGTTTACGTAATATAACTTAAGCCTACAAACCAAATCACATCCCCTATCGCTCTATTCGATCCATTTAGATCTTTGTTTACGTAGTGTTACTCAAGTCTACAAACCAAATCACATCCCCTGTCGCTATTTTTGATCCATTTAGATCTATGTTAACGTAATATAACTCAAGCCTACAAACCAAATCACATCCCCTGTCGCTCTATTCGATCCATTAAGTTCTTTGTTTACGTAATATAACTTAAGCCTACAAACCAAATCACATCCCCTGTCGCTCTATTCGATCCATTAAGTTCTTTGTTAACGTAGTATTACTCAAGCCTACAAACCAAATCACATCCCCTGTCGCTCTATTCGATCCATTAAGTTCTTTGTTTACGTAATATAACTTAAGCCTACAAACTAAATCATATCCCCTGTCGCTCTATTCGATCCATTTAGATCTATGTTTACGTAGTATTACTCAAGCCTACAAACCAAATCACATCCCCTGTCACTCCATTCGATCCATTTAGATCTTTGTTTACGTAATATAACTTAAGCCTACAAACTAAATCATATCCCCTGTCGCTCTATTCGATCCATTTAGATCTATGTTAACGTAGTATTACTCAAGCTTACAAACCAAATCACATCCCCTGTCGCTCTATTCGATCCATTTAGATCTATGTTTACGTAATATAACTTAAGCCTACAAACTAAATCATATCCCCTGTCGCTCTATTCGATCCATTTAGATCTATGTTTACGTAATCTCTTATTAAGCCTACAAACCAAATCACATCCCCTGTCGCTCTATTCGATCCATTAAGTTCTATGTTTACGCAATATAACTTAAGCCTACAAACTAAATCATATCCCCTGTCGCTCTATTCGATCCATTTAGATCTATGTTTACGTAATCTCTTATTTAGCCTACAAACAAAATCACATCCCCCTGTCGCTCCGTTCGATCCATTTAGATGTATCTTTACTTAATATAACTTAAGCCTACAAATCAAAAAAATCACATACCCTGTCGCTCCATTCGATCCATTTAGATGTATCTTAACGTAATATAGCTTAAGCCTACAAACCAAATCACATTCCCTGTCGCTCTATTCGATCAATTTAGATATATGTTTACGTAGTATTACTCAAGCTTACAAACCAAATCACATCCCCTGTCGCTCTATTCGATCAATTTAGATCTTTGTTTACGTAGTGTTACTCAAGCTTACAAACCAAATGGCTTCCCTGTCGATCCATTCGACCCAGTAAGTTTTATGCTAACATAGTATTACTTAAGCTTACAAACCAATTTACATCCCCTATTGCTCTATTCGGTCAATGTAGATCTATGTTAACGTAGTATTACTCAAGCTTACAAACCAAATGGCTTCCCTGTCGATCCATTCGACCCATTAAGTTCTATGTTAACGTAGTATTACTTAAGATTACAAACCAATTTACATCCCCTATCGCTCTATTCGGTCAATTTAGATCTATGTTAACGTAGTATTACTCAAGCTTACAAACCAAATCACATCCCCTGTCGCTCTATTCGATCCATTTAGATCTTTTTTTACGTAGTGTTACTCAAGCTTACAAACAAAATCACATCCCCTGTCGCTCTATTAGATCCATTTAGATCTTTTTTTACGTAGTGTTACTCAAGCTTACAAACCAAATCACATCCCCTTTCGCTCTATTCGATCCATTAAGTTCTATGTTTACGCAATATAACTTAAGCCTACAAACTAAATCACATCCCCTGTCGCTCTATTCGATCCATTTAGATCTATGTTTACGTAATCTCTTATTAAGCCTACAAACAAAATCACATCCCCCTGTCGCTCCGTTCGATCCATTTAGATGTATCTTTACTTAATATAACTTAAgcctacaaataaaaaaaatcacataccCTGTCGCTCCATTCGATCCATTTAGATGTATCTTTACGTAATATAGCTTAAGCCTACAAACCAAATCACATCCCCTGTCGCTCTATTCGATCAATTTAGATATATGTTTACGTAGTATTACTCAAGCTTACAAACCAAATCACATCCCCTGTCGCTCTATTCGATCAATTTAGATCTTTGTTTACGTAGTGTTACTCAAGCTTACAAACCAAATGGCTTCCCTGTCGATCCATTCGACCCATTAAGTTCTATGTTAACGTAGTATTACTTAAGATTACAAACCAATTTACATCCCCTATCGCTCTATTCGGTCAATTTAGATCTATGTTAACGTAGTATTACTCAAGCTTACAAACCAAATCACATCCCCTGTCGCTCTATTCGATCCATTTAGATCTTTTTTTACGTAGTGTTACTCAAGCTTACAAACCAAATCACATCCCCTGTCGCTCTATTCGATCCATTTAGATCTTTTTTTACGTAGTGTTACTCAAGCTTACAAACCAAATCACATCCCCTGTCGCTCTATTCGATCCATTTAGATCTATGTTTACGTAATATAACTTAAGCCTACAAACTAAATCACATCCCCTGTCGCTCTATTCGATCCATTTAGATCTATGTTTACGTAATATAACTTGAGCCTACAAACCAAATCATATCCCCTGTCGCTCTATTCGATCCATTTAGATCTATGTTTACGTAATCTCTTATTAAGCTTACAAACCAAATCACATCCCCTGTCGCTCCGCTCGATCTATTTAGATGTATCTTTACTTAATATAACTTAAGCCTACAAATCAAAAAAATCACATACCCTGTCGCTCCATTCGATCCATTTGGATGTATCTTTACGTAATATAGCTTAAGCCTACAAACCAAATCACATTCCCTGTCGCTCTATTCGATCAATTTAGATATATGTTTACGTAGTATTACTCAAGCTTACAAACCAAATCACATCCCCTGTCGCTCTATTCGATCAATTTAGATCTTTGTTTACGTAGTGTTACTCAAGCTTACAAACCAAATGGCTTCCCTGTCGATCCATTCGACCCATTAAGTTCTATGTTAACGTAGTATTACTTAAGATTACAAACCAATTTACATCCCCTATCGCTCTATTCGGTCAATGTAGATCTATGTTAACGTAGTATTACTCAAGCTTACAAACCAAATCACATCCCCTGTCGCTCTATTCGATCCATTTAGATCTTTTTTCACGTAGTGTTACTCAAGCTTACAAACCAAATCACATCCCCTGTCGCTCTATTCGATCCATTTAGATCTTTTTTTACGTAGTGTTACTCAAGCTTACAAACCAAAATCACATCCCCTTTCGCTCTATTCGATTTATTAAGTTCTATGTTTACGCAATATAACTTAAGCCTACAAACTAAATCACATCCCCTGTCGCTCTATTCGATCCATTTAGATCTATGTTTACGTAATCTCTTATTAAGCCTACAAACAAAATCACATCCCCCTGTCGCTCCGTTCGATCCATTTAGATGTATCTTTACTTAATATAACTTAAgcctacaaataaaaaaaatcacataccCTGTCGCTCCATTCGATCCATTTAGATGTATCTTTACGTAATATAGCTTAAGCCTACAAACCAAAGCACATCCCCTGTCGCTCTATTCGATCAATTTAGATATATGTTTACGTAGTATTACTCAAGCTTACAAACCAAATCACATCCCCTGTCGCTCTATTCGATCAATTTAGATCTTTGTTTACGTAGTGTTACTCAAGCTTACAAACCAAATGGCTTCCCTGTCGATCCATTCGATCCATTAAGTTCTATGTTAACGTAGTATTACTTAAGCTTACAAACCAATTTACATCCCCTATCGCTCTATTCGGTCAATTTAGATCTATGTTAACGTAGTATTACTCAAGCTTACAAACCAAATCACATCCCCTGTCGCTCTATTCGATCCATTTAGATCTTTTTTTACGTAGTGTTACTCAAGCTTACAAGCCAAATCACATCCCCTGTCGCTCTATTCGATCCATTTAGATCTTTTTTCACGTAGTGTTACTCAAGCTTACAAACCAAATCACATCCCCTTTCGCTCTATTCGATCCATTAAGTTCTATGTTTACGCAATATAACTTAAGCCTACAAACTAAATCACATCCCCTGTCGCTCTATTCGATCCATTTAGATCTATGTTTACGTAGTGTTACTCATGCTTACAAACCAAATCACATCCCCTGTCGCTCTATTTGATCCATTTAGATCTATGTTTACGTAGTATTACTCAAGCGTACAAACCAAATGGCTTCCCTGTCGATCCACTCGATCCATTTAGATCTATGTTTACGTAGTATTACTCAAGCTTACAAACCAAACCACCTCCCCTGTCGCTCTATTCGATCCATTTAGATCTATGTTTACGTAGTATTACTCAAGCTTACAAACCAAATCACATCCCCTGTCGCTCTATTCGATCCATTTAGATCTTTGTTTACGTAGTATTACTCAAGCTTACAAACCAAATCACATCCCCTGTCGCTCTATTCGATCCATTTAGATCTTTGTTTACTTAATGTTACTCATGCTTACAAACCAAATCACATCCCCTGTCGCTCTATTCGATCCATTTAGATCTTTGTTTACGTAGTGTTACTCAAGCTTACAAACCAAATCACATCCCCTGTCGCTCTATTCGATCCATTTCGATCTTTGTTTACGTAGTGTTACTCATGCTTACAAACCAAATCACATCCCCTGTCGCTCTATTTGATCCATTTAGATCTATGTTTACGTAGTATTACTCAAGCTTACAAACCAAATGGCTTCCCTGTCGATCCACTCGATCCATTTAGATCTATGTTTACGTAGTATTACTCAAGCTTACAAACCAAATCACATCCCCTGTCGCTCTATTCGATCCATTTAGATCTATGTTTACGTAGTATTACTCAAGCTTACAAACCAAATCACATCCCCTGTCGATCCATTCGatccatttatatatatgtttacgtAGTATTACTCAAGCTTACAAACCAAATCACATCCCCTGTAGCTCTTTTCGATCCATTTAGATCTATGTTTACGAATGTATTACTCAAGCTATCAAACCAAATCACATCCCCTGTCGATCCACTCGATCCATTTAGATCTTTGTTTACGTAGTATTACTCAAGCTTACAAACCAAATCACATCCCCTGTCGCTCTATTCGATCCATTTAGATCTATGTTTACGTAGTATTACTCAAGCTTACAAACCAAATCACATCCCCTGTCGCTCTATTCGATCCATTTAGATCTATGTTAACGTAGTATTACTCAATCTTACAAACCAAATCACATCCCCTGTCGCTCTATTCGATCCATTTAGATCTATGTTTACGTAGTATTACTCAAGCTTACAAACCAATGACTTCCCTGCCGATTTATCGATCCATTAAGATCTATGTGTATGATATCTCTACTTTAACTTACCTGGGATACTACAATGATAAATCAAACTGTCCGCCTGTCTTGGCAGTCTTGTTACTTCTTCTAATATATCTCCAAAATTACCAAGACTCATTTGGTCAATACTCAAATCATCCGTCTAAAAACAGTATATTTTAGAagcttaaaatttaattattttggttGTTCGAAACCCCATAGAACTTCTTGTTCTCTGATATTTGTTTTGGATCAAAACTAATAAATGTAAGCAGTATGGTAAattctatgttgtgtatttCTAAGACTCTGTTGAAGGATTTTTCACGTATTTAATGACTAATATTTTCAAGACTTCTCAAAACACGAAATGACGATGCATATCTATTTTTCTTGACTTTGTCCTTTGAAATAATGTTATAGTCATAGACCATGATTTCACTTTATTTTTACTCGAGGGCATGACTTTGTAATGTGcggtttatatttttatgttattttgggtatgcaattttgaatcatcaataTATTACTCGTGTTGGATTATTTAACTAGAGAGGTTAATCATCAATAttcatgaattaaaaataaataaggaaCCCACCTGAATCCTTCAGAATCAATATTAGAATGTTGAACTTCTTGCAAATAGTCAAATAGATATTAATTTATCTTATTCATCTTCTATTATCCTCTGGCCtttattagttttttatttttttttatttcatgtatatgttttggagttgagtatgacgtccatttccACTGAacaagtacacatttttatttaggggccagtccgggtgcgggatttggTTGCTACGTTGGAGACTCATTAAccgccttcggctgttttctgccctttgatcgggttgttgtctctttgacatattccttatttctattctcaattttattcatggatttttttctaaaagtagactttaaacaaaaacttacttacttaaacaaaaaatacagtatcaaatgtctttattatcaaaatactaAACCGTTCTTCATTAGGTTTTGTCTTAGCGTTTTGACACTAACGACCTCACAAAGTTAACATTGcacattaattatattatttaagtataattatgaataaacaaatttcaaatgtaattcAAATCGAAAATTGGGCAGTAACTAGATGAAAactctatcatgtctattgaTCTTCGTTCATGCAAGTAGTTATTCTAGCATGTTTCGTTTTTTTAAaagggcactagctacgagatacaTATATGATTTTGATCTAATATCTCTTAAATCTGTGAAGAACTGTGTCGGAAGAAACGTTCTAAAACgtcttgatatatatatatatatatatatgcctttTGTGTTGAATTACCATCCAAAATTTGACAACTTATCTCACCTAATCCGCGAAAATTGGAAAGAGAtcgaaaaacattcaaaactatccAAGATCTTTCCCGCGCCACCTGTACTGGCATTCCGTAGGCCCAAAAGCCTTAAAGACTTGCTGGTGAGAGCTGATTTATCCTCTCAAGCAGCCTCATCATCTATGGGATCTTGCAAGGGTTGCGGAAACAAACGATGTCTGACTTGCAAACAAATACTGGATACCCAGACTTTTAACAGTCACTCCACTGGCACAGAATACaccatattttgcaatgttaattgCAAGACTTCAAATGTTGTGTATCTCTTACAGTGTAAATGTGGTa
The genomic region above belongs to Mytilus trossulus isolate FHL-02 chromosome 7, PNRI_Mtr1.1.1.hap1, whole genome shotgun sequence and contains:
- the LOC134725649 gene encoding caspase-2-like — encoded protein: MLLLMESYSLTKIPSCKPIIISIKVKGCDHTSIDADNKTLKETFEQLGYAEPEVFNQDSDRDRILNQLLNIREKSEFTVDRDFLLCVIISCCGRVNGCFQDVNGVDISVDEVIHIFNTENCIGLKGKPKIFILQTDDLSIDQMSLGNFGDILEEVTRLPRQADSLIYHCSIPGSIETLPWSDSVKPENKWNIAQGSKFIHTFCNEIRKERGIDIHKLTLKVNASMKEYVDDINSRKLQDQKKELNKNLELPICTSQLLRQFTLCQIQKETEV